A window of Anaerolineae bacterium genomic DNA:
GGCATAGCGCCGGCGCTCCTCTTCCGTGTACACCCTCTCCAGAAATCGCTCACCGAAGCGCGCCAGAGCGCGCTGGACGCGAGCGATTTCCACGATGTCCACCCCGACGTAGATGGGCATGGGCCGGCCTCATCCGCAGGAACCCGGGTTATTGACGGCGTTAGGGCCGTAGCCCCGCCCGACGCCGCGGTAGATGAAGCCCAGCCTCTGCATCTCCGCCGGCTCGTACATGTTGCGGCCGTCCACGAAGACCGGCCGGCGCATGGAGCGGGCGATGCGCGCCAGGTCCAGATGGCGAAACTCGTTCCATTCGGTGACCAGTACCAGCGCGTCGCATCCCTCTGCCAGCTCGTAAGGGTTTTTGCAGAAGGTCACGCCGTCGCCCAACTCTTTGCGGGCGTTCTCCATGGCCACAGGGTCATAGGCCCGCACGATGGCGCCCTCGCTCTGCATGAGGCGGATGATCTCAATGGCCGGCGCCTCGCGGATATCGTCGGTATTGGGCTTGAAGGAAAGCCCCAGCACGCCGATGACTTTGTCGTGCAGGCCGCCGAGGAGATCGCGCACTTTGCGCACCAACAGCCGGCGCTGATCCTGGTTGATCTCCATCACAGCGCGCAGGAGCTGGGGATGACAGCCGTGGATGGCGGCCATATGGGCCAGCGCCTTGACATCCTTGGGGAAACAGCTTCCGCCGTAGCCGACGCCGGCGTCCAGGAAATCGCGGCCGATGCGCTTGTCATAGCCCATGCCGGCGGCCACCTCTTTCACGTCCGCTCCCAGCGCCTCGCAGATGTTGGCGATCTCGTTGATGAACGAGATGCGGTTGGCAAGGTAAGCGTTGGAGGCGTATTTGATCATCTCGGCGGTGCGCAGGTCGGTGATCATGATGGGCGCGCGCAGGGGCAGGTAGAGCTGGGCCACCTGGTTGGCCGCCTCTGGGTGCAGGGATCCCAGCACCACCCGGTCGGGATGGAGGAAGTCATTGACCGCCGACCCTTCGCGCAGGAACTCCGGGTTGGACACCACCCAGAATTCCACGTCGTTCTTGCGCGCTTTGCGGATAATGTCCGCCACCCAGTCGCCGGTGCCCACCGGCACGGTGGACTTGTTGATGATGATCATCGGGTGGTCCATGACCTCGGCGATGGATTCGGCGGCGGCCCGCACGTACTTCAGGTCGGCCTCTCCGTCCACGCCGGAGGGGGTGCCGACGGCGATGAAGACGAACTCGGCATTTTTGAGGCCCTCGGCGTAGGAGGTGGTGAAGTGCAGGCGGCCGGCCTCGATGTTGCGCCGTACCATCTCCTCCAGCCCTGGCTCATAGATAGGAATCTGGCCGGCCTGCAGTTTGGCGATCTTCTCCTCGTTGATGTCAATACAGGTCACATCGTTGCCCATGTCGGCGAAACAGGTGCCGGTCACCAATCCCACATAGCCCACACCAATGACCGAGATATACCGCATGTCGAACCTCCGTGAATGTTATCCGTGTAGTTTGGTCGGGGCGTCCACCGCCGGCGCCGCCGGCGCGCTCTGCGCCGCCGCGCCGAAATCACGCCAGCTCACCTGCTCGCGCCACATGTAATAGGCGCCCAGCGCCGTGATGGGGAACCACAGCGCGCCGTGCAGAACCAGCGTGTAGGCGGTGGCAATGGGACGCAGGACCCCGTAGGTCACCAAGACCTCGATGCCCGGCAGGTCAAAGGTGCCCACATACCCGGGGGAGGAGGGGATCGTCGTGGCCAGGTTCACCACGCCGTTCATGAGCATCAGCACATAGAACGGCACGGAAAAGTCGAAGGCGTGCATGACAAACCAGTATTTGACGGTCTCTGCCAGCCAGATCACCAGGGAGGTGACGAAGATCATCAGGACGTCGCGCCCACTGCGCAGGGAGGCCAGCCCTTCCATGAAGCGGTCCATGATGCCGCGCAAGGAGGGCCGGAAGCGCGCCGGCACCAACCGGTCAATGACCCAGCCGTACACGCGCTGGGCCAGGTCATGCCGCATGGCGATGATGAAAAAGAAGCCCAGCGCGCCGAAGAAGGCCAGGCTGGCCACGATGACGATGCGCTGGAGCCAAGCTTCCATAGGGGTGAAAGGCAGGGCGAAGAAGACGAAGAGGAG
This region includes:
- a CDS encoding 4'-phosphopantetheinyl transferase superfamily protein; this translates as MPIYVGVDIVEIARVQRALARFGERFLERVYTEEERRRYA
- a CDS encoding UDP-glucose/GDP-mannose dehydrogenase family protein, whose product is MRYISVIGVGYVGLVTGTCFADMGNDVTCIDINEEKIAKLQAGQIPIYEPGLEEMVRRNIEAGRLHFTTSYAEGLKNAEFVFIAVGTPSGVDGEADLKYVRAAAESIAEVMDHPMIIINKSTVPVGTGDWVADIIRKARKNDVEFWVVSNPEFLREGSAVNDFLHPDRVVLGSLHPEAANQVAQLYLPLRAPIMITDLRTAEMIKYASNAYLANRISFINEIANICEALGADVKEVAAGMGYDKRIGRDFLDAGVGYGGSCFPKDVKALAHMAAIHGCHPQLLRAVMEINQDQRRLLVRKVRDLLGGLHDKVIGVLGLSFKPNTDDIREAPAIEIIRLMQSEGAIVRAYDPVAMENARKELGDGVTFCKNPYELAEGCDALVLVTEWNEFRHLDLARIARSMRRPVFVDGRNMYEPAEMQRLGFIYRGVGRGYGPNAVNNPGSCG
- a CDS encoding flippase-like domain-containing protein, translating into MKRWQVWLGFIISAFFLYLALRGLHLPELWRALQEARYWWILPGVVVYFFAVWARTWRWHYMLRPIKRVPLQRLFPVVAIGYMGNNVYPARAGEVIRCYVLRRKEAVSMSASLATVLVERIFDGVIMLLFVFFALPFTPMEAWLQRIVIVASLAFFGALGFFFIIAMRHDLAQRVYGWVIDRLVPARFRPSLRGIMDRFMEGLASLRSGRDVLMIFVTSLVIWLAETVKYWFVMHAFDFSVPFYVLMLMNGVVNLATTIPSSPGYVGTFDLPGIEVLVTYGVLRPIATAYTLVLHGALWFPITALGAYYMWREQVSWRDFGAAAQSAPAAPAVDAPTKLHG